The following are encoded together in the Actinoplanes sp. N902-109 genome:
- a CDS encoding thioesterase family protein — MSEHYEYRHTVGFEETNIVGNVYYVNYLRWQGRCREMFLRERAPEILDDLRGDLKLFTLKVDCEFFAEITAFDELSVRMRLVDLAQTQIEFSFDYVRLEPGGPGTLVARGRQRIACMRGPNTRTVPARVPEALARALAPYSAASL; from the coding sequence GTGAGCGAGCACTACGAATACCGGCACACGGTCGGGTTCGAGGAGACCAACATCGTCGGCAACGTCTACTACGTCAACTATCTGCGCTGGCAGGGCCGCTGCCGGGAGATGTTCCTGCGGGAGCGGGCCCCGGAGATCCTCGACGACCTGCGCGGCGATCTGAAGCTGTTCACGCTCAAGGTCGACTGTGAGTTCTTCGCCGAGATCACCGCGTTCGACGAGCTCTCGGTCCGGATGCGGCTGGTCGACCTGGCGCAGACCCAGATCGAGTTCAGCTTCGACTACGTGCGGCTGGAGCCCGGCGGGCCGGGGACCCTGGTCGCCCGTGGCCGGCAGCGCATCGCCTGCATGCGCGGGCCCAACACGCGCACCGTGCCGGCCCGGGTGCCCGAGGCCCTGGCCCGGGCGCTGGCCCCGTACTCCGCCGCTTCCCTCTGA
- a CDS encoding flavin reductase family protein — protein sequence MDVHPATVPADLRSLRHTFAAFATGVTVLTVGGPRPHGMTANSFTSVSLEPPLVLVCVDRRAVMHQRVLDAGAFAVSVLAAGQHAVARHFADSRRPLGLAEFDGVAWEPGPATGAPLIGGAPAVFECALRDTYDGGDHSIVLGELLWMRREGGDDPLLFLDGRFRRVLTPEVAR from the coding sequence ATGGACGTCCATCCGGCAACCGTCCCCGCGGATCTGCGTTCGCTGCGCCACACGTTCGCGGCGTTCGCGACCGGCGTGACCGTGCTGACCGTCGGCGGCCCCCGGCCGCACGGGATGACGGCGAACTCGTTCACCTCGGTCTCGCTGGAGCCGCCGCTCGTGCTGGTCTGCGTCGACCGCCGGGCGGTGATGCACCAGCGCGTGCTCGACGCGGGTGCGTTCGCCGTCTCGGTGCTCGCCGCTGGGCAGCACGCGGTGGCCCGGCACTTCGCCGACTCGCGCCGGCCGCTGGGCCTGGCCGAGTTCGACGGGGTGGCCTGGGAACCCGGCCCGGCCACCGGCGCGCCGCTGATCGGCGGCGCGCCGGCGGTGTTCGAGTGCGCGCTGCGCGACACCTACGACGGCGGGGACCACAGCATCGTGCTCGGCGAGCTGCTGTGGATGCGCCGCGAGGGCGGCGACGACCCGCTGCTGTTCCTCGACGGCCGGTTCCGCCGGGTGCTCACCCCGGAGGTGGCGCGGTGA
- a CDS encoding cytochrome P450 — protein MTAVARTAVPPGPTGPALLGVLWKLGRDRLGLMSSAASYGDAVRLAPGRRGLFFFNHPDHAKHVLADNSDNYHKGIGLAQARRALGDGLLTSEGQLWRDQRAVIKPVFRPRRVAEQAPAVAAEAMLLVERLRAYAGRGPVDVVPELTALTLGVLGRTLLEVDLGGFTSLGHSFEAMQDQAMFEMASLGTVPHALPLPRQRRFRRARRDLDAVVGRLVVDRRARGGFRDGDDALSRLIRSYDELPDRELGRRRIRDELVTLLLAGHETTASTLGWTLHLLDRHPEARERVAAEAREVLGDRTPEHDDLGRLTYTSMVVAEAMRLFPPVWMLSRKAQAADVIGGYRVPAGADVLICPYTLHRHPALWPDPDRFDPQRFAPEARGRLSRYAYLPFGAGPRFCVGNQLGLMEAVFVVAAICRDLRLTTRPGHRVVPEPMLSLRLRGGLPMLVEPAR, from the coding sequence GTGACCGCCGTGGCCCGGACCGCCGTCCCGCCGGGACCGACCGGCCCGGCCCTGCTGGGTGTGCTGTGGAAACTGGGCCGCGACCGGCTGGGGCTGATGTCGTCGGCGGCGTCCTACGGCGATGCGGTGCGTCTCGCGCCCGGTCGCCGCGGGTTGTTCTTCTTCAACCATCCGGACCACGCCAAGCACGTGCTCGCCGACAACAGCGACAACTACCACAAGGGCATCGGGCTCGCGCAGGCCCGCCGGGCGCTCGGCGACGGGCTGCTGACCAGCGAGGGGCAGCTGTGGCGGGACCAGCGGGCGGTGATCAAGCCGGTGTTCCGTCCCCGCCGGGTGGCGGAGCAGGCCCCGGCGGTGGCGGCGGAGGCGATGCTGCTGGTCGAGCGGCTGCGGGCGTACGCCGGCCGGGGCCCGGTCGACGTCGTCCCGGAGCTGACCGCGCTGACCCTGGGCGTGCTGGGCCGTACTTTGCTCGAGGTCGACCTGGGCGGGTTCACCTCGCTCGGGCACTCCTTCGAGGCCATGCAGGACCAGGCGATGTTCGAGATGGCGTCGCTGGGGACCGTGCCGCACGCGCTGCCCCTGCCGCGCCAGCGGCGGTTCCGGCGGGCCCGGCGCGACCTGGACGCGGTCGTCGGCCGGCTGGTCGTCGATCGCCGGGCGCGCGGGGGCTTCCGCGACGGTGACGACGCGCTGTCCCGGCTGATCCGGTCCTACGACGAGCTGCCCGACCGGGAGCTGGGCCGGCGGCGCATCCGCGACGAGCTGGTCACGCTGCTGCTGGCCGGGCACGAGACCACCGCCAGCACGCTGGGCTGGACGCTGCACCTGCTCGACCGGCACCCCGAGGCCCGCGAGCGGGTCGCCGCCGAGGCCCGCGAGGTGCTGGGGGACCGCACGCCGGAGCACGACGACCTGGGGCGGCTGACGTACACGTCGATGGTCGTCGCCGAGGCGATGCGCCTGTTCCCGCCGGTGTGGATGCTCTCGCGCAAGGCCCAGGCGGCCGACGTGATCGGCGGCTACCGGGTGCCGGCCGGGGCGGACGTGCTGATCTGCCCGTACACGCTGCACCGGCACCCGGCCCTGTGGCCGGACCCGGACCGCTTCGACCCGCAGCGGTTCGCCCCGGAGGCCCGCGGCCGGCTGTCGCGGTACGCCTACCTGCCGTTCGGTGCCGGCCCGCGGTTCTGCGTGGGCAACCAGCTGGGCCTGATGGAGGCGGTGTTCGTCGTCGCGGCGATCTGCCGTGACCTGCGTCTGACCACCCGGCCGGGGCACCGTGTCGTACCCGAGCCGATGCTGTCGCTGCGCCTGCGCGGTGGCCTGCCGATGCTGGTGGAACCCGCGCGCTGA
- a CDS encoding MerR family transcriptional regulator, with amino-acid sequence MRISALAEVGGVPVPTIKFYIRAGLLPAGRPTARNQAEYGDEHLARLRLIRILTGPGRLSLAAVQRILGALDDTGMMPGERCRATIWALFPDASDERGPTVERARVVVDEFVDRLGWSVDADSPGRSALTQVLAALHRLGIPCDAEVFRPYAEAAERMVAAEPVTLPAPSAEAAVARSVLLGVAFESMRQLASEHRMGCDPQAAKAS; translated from the coding sequence ATGCGCATCTCTGCACTTGCTGAGGTCGGTGGCGTACCCGTGCCGACCATCAAGTTCTACATCCGCGCGGGGCTGCTCCCGGCGGGCCGGCCGACCGCCCGCAACCAGGCGGAGTACGGCGACGAGCACCTGGCCCGGCTGCGGCTGATCCGGATCCTGACCGGGCCCGGCCGGCTGAGTCTGGCGGCCGTGCAGCGCATCCTCGGGGCCCTGGACGACACCGGCATGATGCCGGGGGAGCGGTGCCGCGCCACGATCTGGGCGCTGTTCCCGGACGCGTCCGACGAGCGGGGACCCACGGTCGAGCGCGCCCGGGTGGTCGTCGACGAGTTCGTCGACCGCCTCGGCTGGTCGGTGGACGCCGACTCGCCGGGCCGCAGCGCGCTGACCCAGGTGCTGGCGGCCCTGCACCGGCTCGGCATCCCGTGCGACGCCGAGGTGTTCCGGCCGTACGCCGAGGCGGCCGAGCGGATGGTCGCAGCCGAGCCGGTGACGCTGCCGGCGCCCAGCGCCGAGGCCGCGGTGGCGCGCAGCGTGCTGCTCGGCGTGGCGTTCGAGTCGATGCGCCAGCTGGCCAGCGAGCACCGGATGGGGTGCGACCCTCAGGCCGCCAAGGCGTCGTAG
- a CDS encoding helix-turn-helix domain-containing protein: protein MENTAEKAVERAISTMHDNLAEPLTIDDMARAAMFSKFHFSRIFRRVTGISPGRFLSALRLQEAKRLLTSTSLNVADISLRVGYNSVGTFSSRFTRSVGMPPTTYRRMRGFDGVIPRDTGRDRATGSVQGRIRAAGTDPLGLVFLGLFPDPLPEGLPAQCTILNGTGTFRLDDVPEGTWYLMSQSVVAAGGTAVDEALSLDHDVHVATSRPLTVRREQVVHGADLTLSPIRAIDPPVLLALLNARVDALHRGHYDALAA, encoded by the coding sequence GTGGAGAACACTGCCGAGAAGGCCGTCGAACGAGCCATCAGCACGATGCACGACAACCTCGCCGAGCCGCTGACGATCGACGACATGGCCCGCGCCGCCATGTTCAGCAAGTTCCACTTCTCGCGCATCTTCCGCCGGGTCACCGGCATCTCCCCCGGCCGCTTCCTGTCCGCGCTGCGGCTGCAGGAAGCCAAGCGGCTGCTCACCTCGACGAGCTTGAACGTGGCCGACATCAGCCTCCGGGTCGGGTACAACAGCGTCGGCACGTTCAGCTCGCGGTTCACCCGCAGCGTCGGCATGCCCCCGACGACCTACCGGCGGATGCGCGGTTTCGACGGCGTCATCCCCCGCGACACCGGCCGGGACCGGGCCACCGGCTCGGTGCAGGGCCGGATCCGCGCGGCCGGGACGGACCCGCTCGGGCTGGTCTTTCTCGGGCTGTTCCCGGACCCGCTGCCGGAGGGCCTACCGGCGCAGTGCACGATCCTGAACGGCACCGGCACATTCCGGCTCGACGACGTGCCCGAGGGCACCTGGTACCTGATGTCGCAGTCGGTGGTGGCGGCCGGCGGGACGGCCGTCGACGAGGCGCTGAGCCTGGACCACGACGTGCACGTGGCGACGAGCCGGCCGCTGACCGTGCGCCGCGAGCAGGTGGTGCACGGCGCCGACCTGACGCTCAGCCCGATCCGCGCCATCGACCCGCCGGTGCTGCTGGCGCTGCTCAACGCCCGGGTGGACGCCCTGCACCGCGGCCACTACGACGCCTTGGCGGCCTGA
- a CDS encoding nucleotide disphospho-sugar-binding domain-containing protein, whose translation MRVLFLPLAVPSHSFLMTPLAWAFRAAGHEVRVAAQRKVLAAVSGAGLPVSETGGDSDFQSEAVAFLRQRPQQLHHADGRGAPGAGPAEPWIRTAEACAADLVELGRSWLPDLVVADSMVYAAPLLADVLKVPFVRFSWGPDWPKTGLGMGGRHVDDREPVRWPQRLLDLYRAYGARTEVDTAACTVDPFPPSLQLPGLAGRLTVRPVPYNGSGTVPAWLAEPPRRPRICVTWGTNTTVYMGDHGFRVPAVLAGLAGLDVEIVLALSEADRDRLGTLPPGARVVTGLPLDQLLPTCTALVSQGGAAGLISAAVLGVPQLTVPMMADQPTNAQLLAGTGAGIALEPDRLNAGTVRAAAERLLHSPEPRAAAERLRREIEQLPPPSAVVDRLTALADA comes from the coding sequence ATGCGCGTGTTGTTCCTTCCCCTGGCCGTCCCCAGCCACTCCTTCCTGATGACGCCGCTGGCCTGGGCGTTCCGGGCGGCCGGGCACGAGGTCCGGGTCGCCGCCCAGCGCAAGGTGCTGGCGGCGGTGAGCGGGGCCGGGTTGCCCGTGTCGGAGACCGGCGGGGACAGCGACTTCCAGAGCGAGGCGGTGGCCTTCCTGCGGCAGCGCCCGCAGCAGCTGCACCACGCCGACGGCCGGGGCGCACCCGGGGCCGGCCCGGCCGAGCCGTGGATCCGCACCGCCGAGGCGTGCGCCGCGGACCTGGTCGAGCTGGGGCGGTCCTGGCTGCCCGATCTGGTGGTGGCCGATTCGATGGTGTACGCCGCCCCGCTGCTGGCCGACGTGCTCAAGGTGCCGTTCGTGCGGTTCTCCTGGGGGCCGGACTGGCCCAAGACCGGGCTGGGCATGGGCGGGCGGCATGTGGACGACCGGGAACCGGTGCGCTGGCCGCAGCGGCTGCTCGACCTGTACCGGGCGTACGGCGCCCGCACCGAGGTGGACACCGCGGCGTGCACGGTCGACCCGTTCCCGCCGAGCCTGCAGCTCCCGGGGCTGGCCGGGCGGCTGACCGTGCGGCCGGTGCCCTACAACGGCTCCGGCACGGTGCCGGCCTGGCTGGCCGAGCCGCCGCGACGCCCGCGGATCTGCGTCACCTGGGGCACGAACACCACCGTCTACATGGGCGATCACGGGTTCCGCGTGCCGGCGGTGCTGGCCGGGCTGGCCGGGCTGGACGTCGAGATCGTGCTCGCGCTCTCCGAGGCTGACCGGGATCGGCTCGGTACGCTCCCGCCGGGCGCGCGCGTGGTGACCGGGCTGCCGCTGGACCAGCTGCTGCCGACCTGCACGGCGCTGGTCAGCCAGGGTGGTGCCGCGGGGTTGATCAGCGCCGCGGTGCTGGGCGTACCGCAGCTCACCGTGCCGATGATGGCGGACCAGCCGACGAACGCGCAGCTGCTGGCCGGGACCGGGGCCGGGATCGCGCTGGAGCCGGACCGGTTGAATGCCGGCACCGTGCGCGCGGCCGCGGAGCGGTTGCTGCACAGCCCGGAGCCGCGCGCGGCGGCCGAGCGGCTGCGCCGGGAGATCGAACAGCTGCCGCCGCCGTCCGCGGTGGTGGACCGGCTGACCGCGCTCGCCGACGCATAA
- a CDS encoding nucleotide disphospho-sugar-binding domain-containing protein, which produces MRILFTPLASTPHVNAMISLAWAARAAGHEVRFATQPPVRDAVLRAGLPVALVGESHDLITDIMAFLADNPESMRPGGRAGAISGAPQGRFGLPWIRSAQACAPGLVAFSEAWRPHLVVTDPMFYAGPLLADVLGVPLVRHLWSPDWTKAGYSMGGFAEGQTRAEWPEELLELYRSYGARTETDTAACTIDPFPPGLQLPGLTGRVSVRGVAYNGTGEVPPWLSEPRSRPRVLVSRSTSNVPFLGAARTYLPTVLGALSDLDIEVVVPREAADATNAPEFPANVRLIDQVPYDLLLPTCAAIVHHAGASSLLTSAGLGVPQVTIPMLADQPANAALLAATGAGIHLDFGALDPAEIRAAVQKAVSDPQMREAAAQLRAGAEQQMPLTRAVDLLADIARVPA; this is translated from the coding sequence GTGCGCATTCTCTTCACCCCACTGGCGTCCACCCCGCACGTGAACGCGATGATCAGCCTCGCCTGGGCGGCCCGGGCCGCCGGGCACGAGGTCCGCTTCGCCACCCAGCCACCGGTGCGTGACGCCGTCCTGCGGGCCGGACTGCCGGTGGCGCTGGTCGGCGAATCGCACGACCTGATCACCGACATCATGGCGTTCCTGGCGGACAACCCGGAGTCCATGCGTCCCGGCGGGCGCGCCGGCGCGATCAGCGGGGCCCCGCAGGGCCGCTTCGGGCTGCCCTGGATCCGCTCGGCGCAGGCGTGCGCGCCCGGGCTTGTCGCGTTCAGCGAGGCATGGCGCCCGCACCTGGTCGTCACGGACCCGATGTTCTACGCCGGCCCGCTGCTGGCCGACGTGCTCGGCGTGCCGCTGGTCCGGCACCTGTGGAGCCCGGACTGGACCAAGGCCGGCTACAGCATGGGTGGCTTCGCCGAGGGCCAGACCCGCGCCGAGTGGCCCGAGGAGCTGCTGGAGCTCTACCGCTCGTACGGCGCCCGCACCGAGACCGACACCGCGGCGTGCACGATCGACCCGTTTCCGCCGGGCCTGCAGCTGCCCGGGCTCACCGGCCGGGTCAGCGTGCGCGGCGTCGCCTACAACGGCACCGGCGAGGTCCCGCCGTGGCTGTCCGAGCCGCGGAGCCGTCCCCGCGTGCTGGTCAGCCGGAGCACGTCCAACGTCCCGTTCCTCGGCGCCGCCCGCACGTATCTCCCGACGGTGCTCGGCGCGCTCAGCGACCTGGACATCGAGGTCGTGGTGCCCCGCGAGGCCGCCGACGCCACCAACGCCCCGGAGTTCCCGGCGAACGTGCGGCTGATCGACCAGGTGCCGTACGACCTGCTGCTGCCCACCTGTGCGGCGATCGTGCACCACGCCGGGGCCAGCTCGCTGCTGACCTCCGCCGGCCTGGGGGTGCCCCAGGTGACCATCCCGATGCTCGCCGACCAGCCGGCCAACGCGGCGCTGCTGGCCGCCACCGGCGCCGGGATCCACCTGGACTTCGGTGCGCTGGACCCGGCGGAGATCCGGGCGGCGGTGCAGAAGGCGGTGTCCGACCCGCAGATGCGTGAGGCGGCGGCTCAGCTGCGGGCCGGTGCCGAGCAGCAGATGCCGCTGACCCGGGCGGTCGACCTGCTGGCCGACATCGCCCGGGTCCCGGCCTGA
- a CDS encoding serine hydrolase has product MNRRQLLRTATGVALAGTGTAVLGTPATPVAAAPTGPGLDALLQNLHTAGIPGVHARVVSGGRGYAPAAGVADLHTGQPARPGLRHRVGGVTKSFVAVAVLQLVHERRVDLDQPVTRYLPGVVPGERGRRITVRMLLNHTSGIADYARVALDPAGADGALFATRASIAATATRTFTPRELVALGLGLPAAGEPGALWSYANTNYVLLAMLIERVTGRSYEAELTRRVLRPLGLAATGLPGGVRALPGPHLAAYVPWDDGHPRDFTRYDMSWAWGGADLISTPGDLNRFYRLLLGGRVLPPAMLREMLTTVPMAAAYPEYAGYGLGIFWLAGACGRMWGHDGLAVGHSTYSGHSEDGHSVQFTLAENMNFFPAGDARVAATDAARSAFEGAVFDGCGTPARAALWPHRIRNAAVLH; this is encoded by the coding sequence ATGAACCGCCGACAGCTCCTGCGAACCGCCACGGGCGTGGCCCTGGCCGGTACCGGTACGGCGGTGCTCGGCACCCCGGCCACCCCGGTCGCCGCGGCACCCACCGGCCCCGGCCTGGACGCGCTGCTGCAGAACCTGCACACCGCCGGGATCCCGGGGGTGCACGCGCGGGTGGTGAGCGGCGGCCGCGGATACGCACCGGCGGCCGGCGTCGCCGATCTGCACACCGGGCAGCCGGCCCGGCCCGGGCTGCGGCACCGGGTCGGCGGTGTCACGAAGAGCTTCGTGGCGGTCGCCGTGCTGCAGCTGGTGCACGAACGGCGGGTCGACCTGGACCAGCCGGTGACCCGGTACCTGCCGGGTGTGGTGCCCGGCGAGCGGGGGCGCCGGATCACCGTACGGATGCTGCTCAACCACACCAGCGGGATCGCCGACTACGCGCGCGTGGCGCTGGACCCGGCCGGTGCGGACGGCGCGCTGTTCGCCACCCGGGCGAGCATCGCGGCGACCGCCACCCGCACGTTCACGCCGCGCGAGCTGGTGGCGCTGGGCCTGGGGCTGCCGGCGGCCGGGGAGCCCGGGGCGCTCTGGTCGTACGCGAACACGAACTACGTCCTGCTCGCGATGCTGATCGAGCGGGTCACCGGGCGGTCCTACGAGGCCGAGCTGACCCGGCGGGTGCTGCGGCCGCTGGGGCTGGCCGCGACGGGTCTGCCCGGTGGCGTGCGCGCGCTGCCGGGGCCGCACCTGGCGGCCTACGTGCCGTGGGACGACGGGCACCCGCGCGACTTCACCCGCTACGACATGTCCTGGGCGTGGGGCGGCGCGGACCTGATCTCCACCCCGGGCGACCTCAACCGGTTCTACCGGCTGCTGCTGGGTGGCCGGGTGCTCCCGCCGGCGATGCTGCGCGAGATGCTGACGACCGTACCGATGGCAGCTGCCTACCCGGAGTACGCCGGTTACGGGCTGGGCATCTTCTGGCTGGCCGGGGCGTGCGGGCGGATGTGGGGCCACGACGGGCTGGCGGTCGGGCACTCCACCTACTCGGGACACTCCGAGGACGGGCACTCGGTGCAGTTCACCCTTGCCGAGAACATGAACTTCTTCCCGGCCGGGGATGCCCGGGTCGCCGCGACGGACGCCGCCCGCTCGGCGTTCGAGGGGGCCGTTTTCGACGGCTGCGGCACCCCGGCCCGGGCGGCTCTGTGGCCGCACCGGATCCGGAACGCCGCTGTCCTGCACTGA
- a CDS encoding cytochrome P450: MTTLPEPLAFPFARGESRYHPSPVFAQLREERPVTRITTPDGRSAWMVTRWADVRRVLTDPRFSRAAATRGNVPLNGLGRLSNESLLALDPPQHTRQRKLIGRALTPRRVEQLRPRVTRLVDELLGNLARAPQPADLVSGFTVPLPVLVICELLGVPVADRHRLHAWSDEIMGDWGARAEELERALADFMGYFAELCAVKRRSPGDDLITELVAARDDGAGTLSDSELMNLCVGLFIAGHETTVGELTMSVLTLLHHGEWDRLCAEPELIPGAVDELLRYVQISAAGGTLPRVTTEPVELGGVQLPAGAVVLTATPSANRDGARFAEADRLDLTRTDVAHLTFGAGAHHCLGAVLARMELQEALHGLIRHLPGLRLAVPEADLSFTRGMMIRSLDRLPVTFSTEETR, translated from the coding sequence ATGACCACCCTGCCCGAACCCCTCGCTTTTCCCTTCGCCCGCGGCGAGTCGCGCTACCACCCGTCGCCGGTGTTCGCCCAGCTGCGCGAGGAGCGGCCGGTCACCCGGATCACCACCCCGGACGGCCGCTCGGCGTGGATGGTCACCCGCTGGGCCGACGTCCGCCGGGTGCTGACCGACCCGCGGTTCAGCCGGGCCGCGGCCACCCGGGGCAACGTGCCGCTCAACGGGCTGGGCCGGCTGTCCAACGAGTCGCTGCTGGCCCTGGACCCGCCGCAGCACACCCGGCAGCGCAAGCTCATCGGCCGGGCGCTGACCCCGCGGCGCGTCGAGCAGCTGCGGCCCCGGGTGACCCGGCTGGTCGACGAGCTGCTCGGCAATCTGGCGCGGGCACCGCAACCCGCCGACCTGGTGTCCGGCTTCACCGTTCCGCTGCCGGTCCTGGTGATCTGCGAGCTGCTCGGCGTGCCGGTGGCCGACCGGCACCGGCTGCACGCCTGGTCCGACGAGATCATGGGCGACTGGGGAGCCCGCGCCGAGGAGCTGGAACGGGCCCTGGCGGACTTCATGGGGTACTTCGCCGAGCTGTGCGCCGTCAAGCGCCGCTCCCCCGGCGACGACCTGATCACCGAGCTGGTCGCGGCCCGCGACGACGGCGCGGGCACGCTGTCGGACAGCGAACTGATGAACCTGTGCGTGGGGCTGTTCATCGCCGGGCACGAGACGACCGTCGGCGAGCTGACCATGTCCGTGCTGACGCTGCTGCACCACGGCGAGTGGGACCGGCTGTGCGCCGAGCCGGAGCTGATCCCCGGTGCCGTCGACGAGCTGCTGCGCTACGTGCAGATCAGCGCCGCCGGCGGCACGCTGCCGCGGGTCACCACCGAACCGGTGGAGCTGGGCGGCGTACAGCTGCCGGCCGGGGCGGTCGTGCTGACCGCGACGCCGTCGGCCAACCGCGACGGCGCCCGCTTCGCCGAGGCCGACCGGCTCGACCTCACCCGCACCGACGTCGCCCACCTCACCTTCGGGGCGGGCGCCCACCACTGCCTGGGCGCCGTGCTGGCCCGCATGGAGTTGCAGGAGGCGCTGCACGGCCTGATCCGGCACCTGCCCGGGCTGCGCCTGGCCGTTCCCGAGGCCGACCTGTCCTTCACCCGCGGCATGATGATCCGCTCGCTGGACCGCCTGCCCGTGACGTTCTCGACCGAGGAGACCCGATGA
- a CDS encoding nucleotide disphospho-sugar-binding domain-containing protein produces the protein MRFLFMPLPAIGHAFPMVPLAWALRNAGHEVTFLTGFDGADVRNAGFPVVDAMPAGATKNDGFPRIAGENPALFRSMAHLSDEEIRALKPAVVKLWDGEHDTFVAQAGRLQPDLIFFDPVFNAGLAAAAVLDVPAIGHNYMLKRYAPEFVREHAPRAFEHHGVDLPKKLALLDIGPPPLMEAGPVTWHARYVPYNGGGVLPDWLLDPPSRPRVAISLGTPLPHRTGTERFTHVLDAVRDIDADFALTVSESTAATLGPLPDNVRATGWVPLYELVRTCTAVIHHGGSGTMFSANAAGLPQLIIPQGADNDFNARAAERYGFALVGSVGGVDAGTVERLLTDDGLRTAAERLHAEMQALPTPADLVPAITEFAS, from the coding sequence ATGAGATTTCTGTTCATGCCGTTACCGGCGATCGGCCACGCGTTCCCGATGGTCCCGCTGGCGTGGGCGCTGCGCAACGCCGGCCACGAGGTCACGTTTCTCACCGGCTTCGACGGTGCCGACGTCCGCAACGCCGGGTTCCCGGTGGTCGACGCAATGCCGGCGGGCGCGACCAAGAATGACGGGTTCCCGCGGATAGCCGGGGAGAACCCGGCGTTGTTCCGCTCGATGGCACACCTCAGCGACGAGGAGATCCGGGCCCTCAAACCGGCCGTGGTGAAGTTGTGGGACGGCGAGCACGACACGTTCGTGGCCCAGGCCGGGCGGCTGCAACCGGACCTCATCTTCTTCGACCCGGTGTTCAACGCCGGGCTGGCCGCCGCGGCGGTGCTGGACGTGCCGGCGATCGGCCACAACTACATGCTCAAGCGGTACGCGCCCGAGTTCGTCCGCGAGCACGCCCCGCGCGCGTTCGAGCACCACGGCGTGGACCTGCCCAAGAAGCTCGCGCTGCTCGACATCGGGCCACCGCCGCTGATGGAGGCCGGGCCGGTCACGTGGCACGCCCGCTACGTGCCGTACAACGGCGGCGGGGTGCTACCGGACTGGCTGCTCGACCCGCCGTCGCGGCCGCGGGTGGCGATCTCGCTGGGCACCCCGCTGCCGCACCGCACCGGCACCGAGCGCTTCACCCACGTGCTCGACGCCGTCCGCGACATCGACGCGGACTTCGCGCTGACCGTCAGCGAGAGCACCGCCGCGACGCTGGGGCCGCTGCCGGACAACGTGCGGGCCACCGGCTGGGTGCCGCTGTACGAGCTGGTGCGCACCTGCACCGCGGTGATCCACCACGGCGGCAGCGGCACGATGTTCAGCGCGAACGCGGCCGGCCTGCCCCAGCTGATCATCCCGCAGGGCGCCGACAACGACTTCAACGCACGCGCCGCCGAGCGCTACGGCTTCGCCCTGGTCGGCTCGGTGGGCGGGGTGGACGCCGGCACCGTCGAGCGGCTGCTCACCGATGACGGCCTGCGCACCGCCGCCGAACGGCTGCACGCCGAGATGCAGGCGCTGCCCACCCCGGCCGACCTGGTGCCCGCGATCACGGAGTTCGCCTCATGA
- a CDS encoding pyridoxamine 5'-phosphate oxidase family protein, translating to MTAPALAQGDVRLLQTEVAQRLLTSKELARLAYTGRDGKPRVLPMMFHFNGTEVVFASFAGALKIAALRERPDVAITIDTSVHPPEILMIRGTATLTEVEGVAEEFVLANQRYGGPEFGAKRIAEVNRPGVRMVRIAVRPQWVGVLDFTTRFSGGRDDEEFARRGR from the coding sequence GTGACCGCACCGGCACTTGCCCAGGGCGACGTGCGACTGCTGCAGACGGAGGTGGCGCAGCGGCTGCTCACCTCGAAGGAACTGGCCCGGCTGGCGTACACCGGCCGGGACGGCAAACCGCGCGTGCTGCCGATGATGTTCCACTTCAACGGCACCGAGGTGGTGTTCGCGTCGTTCGCCGGCGCCCTCAAGATCGCGGCGCTGCGCGAGCGCCCGGACGTGGCGATCACCATCGACACCAGCGTGCACCCGCCGGAAATCCTGATGATCCGTGGCACCGCCACGCTCACCGAGGTGGAGGGTGTGGCCGAGGAGTTCGTGCTGGCCAACCAGCGCTACGGCGGCCCGGAGTTCGGCGCGAAGCGGATCGCCGAGGTGAACCGGCCCGGGGTGCGGATGGTGCGCATCGCGGTGCGCCCGCAGTGGGTCGGCGTGCTCGACTTCACCACCCGGTTCAGCGGTGGCCGCGACGACGAGGAATTCGCCCGCCGTGGCCGCTGA